From a region of the Burkholderia lata genome:
- a CDS encoding nitrite/sulfite reductase, translating into MYRYTVFDRALVHSRAAQFRDQLERWQHGTLSEDAFRPLRLQNGWYVQRHAPMLRVAVPYGELSSAQLRVLARIARNYDVPDDAIYRAASDAQALLGTLRLPTRSAHFTTRTNVQFNWIPLAKAADVMDLLATVDMHGIQTSGNCIRNISCDERAGVAPDEIADPRPFAEVMRQWTTLHPEFAFLPRKFKIAITGATEDRAATDWHDVGLKLVRDDAGALGFRVSVGGGMGRTPMIATLLRTFLPWQHVMNYIEAIVRVYNRYGRRDNKYKARIKILVKTEGQRYIDDVEEEFRQIVDHDGGLHTIPQVEFDRVAASFVPPRLKPRTASLRDANQRLSAQAARHPAFARWLARNVADHRDPALRIVTLSFKRRLQAPGDASPDQLDALADLADQFSAGEARVTHTQNVVLPWVHVDDLFLLWENARAIGLASANVGLLTDMIACPGGDFCALANARSIPIADAIAERFQDLDMLHDVGDIDLHISGCINSCGHHHSGHLGILGVDKDGAEWYQVTLGGSDGSTASGPARPGKVIGPSFSADEIVDVVDAIVNAYLDARIDDDGRSERFIDTVRRIGTEPFKAAANDARHQVEHA; encoded by the coding sequence ATGTATCGATATACCGTTTTCGACCGGGCGCTCGTGCACAGCCGCGCCGCCCAGTTTCGCGACCAGCTCGAACGCTGGCAGCACGGCACGCTCAGCGAAGACGCGTTCCGGCCGCTGCGCCTGCAGAACGGCTGGTACGTGCAGCGCCACGCGCCGATGCTGCGCGTGGCCGTCCCGTACGGCGAACTGTCGAGTGCGCAGCTGCGCGTGCTCGCGCGGATCGCGCGCAACTACGACGTGCCGGACGACGCCATCTACCGCGCCGCATCCGACGCGCAGGCCCTGCTCGGCACACTGCGCCTGCCGACCCGCAGCGCGCACTTCACGACGCGCACCAACGTGCAGTTCAACTGGATTCCGCTTGCGAAAGCGGCCGACGTGATGGACCTGCTCGCGACCGTCGACATGCACGGCATCCAGACGAGCGGCAACTGCATCCGCAATATCTCGTGCGACGAGCGCGCCGGCGTCGCGCCGGACGAGATCGCCGATCCGCGCCCGTTCGCCGAAGTGATGCGTCAGTGGACAACGCTGCACCCGGAGTTCGCATTCCTGCCGCGCAAATTCAAGATCGCGATCACCGGCGCGACCGAAGACCGCGCGGCCACCGACTGGCACGACGTCGGGCTGAAGCTCGTGCGCGACGACGCGGGTGCGCTCGGCTTTCGCGTGAGCGTCGGCGGCGGGATGGGTCGCACGCCGATGATCGCGACGCTGCTGCGCACATTCCTGCCCTGGCAGCACGTGATGAACTACATCGAGGCGATCGTCCGCGTGTACAACCGCTACGGACGGCGCGACAACAAGTACAAGGCGCGCATCAAGATCCTCGTGAAGACCGAGGGACAGCGCTACATCGACGACGTCGAGGAGGAGTTCCGCCAGATCGTCGATCACGACGGCGGGCTGCACACGATTCCGCAGGTCGAGTTCGACCGCGTCGCTGCATCGTTCGTCCCGCCGCGGCTCAAGCCGCGCACGGCCAGCCTGCGCGATGCGAACCAGCGCCTCTCCGCCCAGGCGGCACGCCATCCGGCCTTTGCGCGCTGGCTCGCACGCAACGTGGCCGACCACCGCGACCCGGCGCTGCGCATCGTCACGCTGTCGTTCAAGCGCCGCCTGCAGGCACCGGGCGACGCGTCGCCGGACCAGCTCGACGCGCTCGCCGATCTCGCCGACCAGTTCTCGGCCGGCGAGGCGCGCGTCACGCACACGCAGAACGTAGTGCTGCCGTGGGTGCATGTCGACGACCTGTTCCTGCTGTGGGAAAACGCGCGCGCGATCGGGCTCGCCAGCGCGAACGTCGGACTCCTGACGGACATGATTGCGTGCCCGGGCGGTGACTTCTGCGCGCTTGCGAATGCACGCTCGATCCCGATCGCCGATGCGATCGCCGAGCGCTTCCAGGATCTCGACATGCTGCACGACGTCGGTGACATCGACCTGCACATCAGCGGCTGCATCAACTCGTGCGGCCATCATCACAGCGGCCACCTCGGCATCCTCGGCGTCGACAAGGACGGCGCCGAGTGGTACCAGGTCACGCTCGGCGGCTCGGACGGCTCGACCGCGAGCGGCCCCGCGCGGCCGGGCAAGGTGATCGGCCCGTCGTTTTCGGCGGACGAGATCGTCGATGTCGTCGATGCGATCGTCAACGCCTATCTCGACGCGCGGATCGATGACGACGGCCGCAGCGAGCGATTCATCGACACCGTCCGCCGCATCGGCACGGAACCCTTCAAGGCCGCCGCGAACGACGCGCGCCATCAGGTGGAGCACGCATGA
- a CDS encoding PLP-dependent aminotransferase family protein codes for MKRYETLAHTIADDIRNGNLAVGTRLPSLRQIIAQHGVSQSTVFRAYYLLEQWGLIRARERSGYYVAPGATPAASPAAKRRASRAGATRKVDISSLVFSVLDAATQPGIVPLGSAFPSPQLFPLPRLAKSLAQATRLVSPWSTVVDLPPGNEALRQQIARRYLATGISQPIDEIVVTNGALEALNLCLMAVTRPGDVVAVEAPGFYAALQAIERLDLRAVEIPVDPRTGLDLDALASALDRHDIRACWFMTNFQNPTGVTLSAEKKRALVELLAARDVPLIEDDVYGELHFGPDYPLPARAFDRHGLVMHCSSFSKTLAPGYRIGWAAAGRFAEKVQRLKLMTTLSASIPAQVGIANYLEHGGYDRHLRKLRGALHTQLDRMDDALRRWLPAGVEWVRPEGGYFLWLAFPDAIDAMELHRQAIARGISFAPGPLFSAAHGFERCVRVNFGHPWSRDIERAIRVLGELVAQPSVRKGD; via the coding sequence ATGAAACGCTACGAAACCCTCGCCCACACGATCGCCGACGACATCCGCAACGGCAACCTTGCCGTCGGCACGCGCCTGCCGTCGCTGCGGCAGATCATCGCGCAGCACGGCGTGAGCCAGTCGACGGTGTTTCGCGCGTACTACCTGCTCGAACAGTGGGGGCTGATCCGCGCACGCGAACGCTCGGGCTACTACGTCGCGCCGGGCGCCACGCCGGCAGCGAGCCCCGCTGCCAAGCGTCGCGCAAGCCGTGCCGGCGCCACGCGCAAGGTCGACATCAGCAGCCTCGTGTTCTCCGTGCTCGACGCGGCCACGCAACCCGGCATCGTGCCGCTCGGCTCCGCGTTCCCGTCGCCGCAACTGTTTCCGCTGCCGCGCCTCGCGAAATCGCTCGCGCAGGCCACGCGGCTCGTCAGCCCGTGGAGCACGGTCGTCGACCTGCCGCCCGGCAACGAGGCGCTGCGCCAGCAGATCGCGCGACGCTATCTCGCGACGGGCATCTCGCAGCCGATCGACGAGATCGTCGTCACGAACGGCGCGCTCGAAGCGCTGAACCTGTGCCTGATGGCCGTCACGCGGCCCGGCGACGTCGTGGCCGTCGAAGCGCCCGGCTTCTATGCGGCGCTGCAGGCGATCGAACGGCTCGACCTGCGCGCGGTCGAGATTCCCGTCGATCCGCGCACGGGCCTCGATCTCGATGCGCTCGCGAGCGCGCTCGACCGGCACGACATCCGCGCGTGCTGGTTCATGACCAACTTCCAGAATCCGACCGGCGTCACGCTGTCCGCGGAGAAAAAACGCGCGCTCGTCGAGTTGCTCGCCGCGCGCGACGTGCCGTTGATCGAGGACGACGTGTACGGCGAGCTGCACTTCGGCCCCGACTATCCGCTGCCCGCGCGCGCGTTCGATCGACATGGCCTCGTGATGCACTGCAGTTCGTTCTCGAAGACGCTCGCGCCCGGCTACCGGATCGGCTGGGCCGCCGCCGGCCGGTTCGCGGAGAAGGTGCAGCGGCTCAAGCTGATGACGACACTGTCGGCCAGCATTCCCGCGCAGGTCGGTATCGCGAACTATCTCGAGCACGGCGGCTACGATCGGCACCTGCGCAAGCTGCGCGGCGCGCTGCACACGCAGCTCGACCGGATGGACGACGCGCTGCGGCGCTGGCTGCCGGCCGGCGTCGAGTGGGTGCGGCCCGAAGGCGGCTATTTTCTGTGGCTCGCGTTTCCCGACGCGATCGACGCGATGGAACTGCATCGCCAGGCGATCGCACGCGGGATCAGCTTCGCGCCGGGGCCGCTGTTTTCGGCCGCGCACGGCTTCGAGCGTTGCGTGCGCGTGAACTTCGGCCATCCGTGGAGCCGCGACATCGAGCGCGCGATCCGCGTGCTCGGCGAGCTCGTCGCGCAGCCGTCGGTCCGCAAGGGCGATTGA
- a CDS encoding MFS transporter, with translation MPRIRWAMILMCFLANVINFIDRANLAIAAPSIRADLGLDAVGMGLVLSAFFWTYAFLQLPAGWFIDKVGVRVSLALAVGWWSVFTVATGAARGLTQLVGVRLMLGVGEAAAIPSFAKVAFNWFPRSERGLASSIFDSGSRVGSALSLPLVAWLISIVGWRGSFVITGGIGLVWALAWWFIYRDPERYRAIAPDAVDALLAQRGAPTVAAATDGPKVSWLDLFRYRTVWGMMIGLFCLNFAIYFFITWFPSYLLQSRGFSLASLGTWGMLPALLAIPGGWLGGYVSDSLFRRGWSATAARKTCLVLGMLLSSSIALSAFVENVWACLGLFALAYASLSFAGANVWTLVGEVAPTPAHVASLGGIQNFAGNLAGIFITTFTGVMLSITKGSFVVPLAVAGALCIVGALSYLFIVGKVEPLPPLRDTSNRQNIEPNAA, from the coding sequence ATGCCACGCATCCGATGGGCCATGATCCTCATGTGCTTCCTGGCCAACGTCATCAATTTCATCGACCGCGCGAACCTCGCGATCGCGGCGCCCAGCATCCGCGCCGATCTCGGCCTCGACGCGGTCGGCATGGGCCTCGTGCTGAGCGCATTCTTCTGGACCTACGCGTTCCTGCAACTGCCGGCCGGCTGGTTCATCGACAAGGTCGGCGTGCGCGTGAGCCTCGCGCTCGCGGTCGGCTGGTGGTCTGTGTTCACCGTCGCGACGGGCGCCGCGCGCGGCCTCACGCAGCTCGTCGGCGTGCGGCTGATGCTCGGGGTCGGCGAAGCGGCCGCGATCCCGTCGTTCGCGAAGGTCGCGTTCAACTGGTTCCCTCGCAGCGAACGCGGGCTCGCGAGCAGCATCTTCGACAGCGGCTCGCGCGTCGGCTCCGCGCTGTCGCTGCCGCTCGTCGCGTGGCTGATCTCGATCGTCGGCTGGCGCGGATCATTCGTGATCACCGGCGGCATCGGCCTCGTGTGGGCACTGGCGTGGTGGTTCATCTATCGCGACCCGGAACGCTATCGCGCGATCGCGCCCGATGCCGTCGATGCACTGCTCGCGCAACGTGGCGCACCGACCGTTGCGGCCGCAACCGATGGCCCGAAGGTATCGTGGCTGGACCTGTTCCGCTACCGCACCGTGTGGGGCATGATGATCGGCCTGTTCTGCCTGAACTTCGCGATCTATTTCTTCATCACGTGGTTCCCGAGCTACCTGCTGCAGTCGCGCGGTTTCTCGCTCGCGTCGCTCGGCACGTGGGGCATGCTGCCCGCGCTGCTCGCGATTCCGGGCGGCTGGCTCGGCGGCTACGTGTCGGACAGCCTGTTCCGCCGCGGCTGGAGCGCGACCGCCGCGCGCAAGACGTGCCTCGTGCTCGGCATGCTGCTGTCTTCGTCGATCGCGCTGTCGGCGTTCGTCGAGAACGTGTGGGCCTGCCTTGGCCTGTTCGCCCTCGCGTATGCCAGCCTGTCGTTCGCCGGCGCCAACGTGTGGACGCTCGTCGGCGAAGTCGCGCCGACGCCCGCCCATGTCGCATCGCTCGGCGGCATCCAGAACTTCGCGGGCAATCTCGCGGGGATCTTCATCACGACGTTCACGGGCGTGATGCTGTCGATCACGAAGGGCTCGTTCGTCGTGCCGCTCGCGGTGGCCGGTGCGTTGTGCATAGTCGGCGCGCTGTCGTACCTGTTCATCGTCGGCAAGGTCGAGCCGTTGCCGCCGCTGCGCGACACCTCGAACCGGCAGAACATCGAGCCGAACGCGGCCTGA
- the uxuA gene encoding mannonate dehydratase codes for MKMSFRWYGESDPVSLQYIRQIPGVTHIVSAIYDEPVGEVWPAHKIDALKATIERAGLQFEVVESVPVHEDIKLGKPGRDRLIDHYRQTIRHLGAAGVRVICYNFMPVFDWTRTELSKTLDDGSTCLAFSTDAVDRIDPDDGIALPGWDSSYQPEQLKALLAEYRDVDEAALWANLEYFLKAIIPVAEEAGVKMAIHPDDPPRPIFGLPRIVKNRDDLARIVRIVDTPANGLTLCSGSLGAGPQNDVEALVREFGAMGRIHFAHIRNVKVDANGDFEETAHLSSCGSLDIAAIVKAYHDTGFTGYVRPDHGRMIWGETGKPGYGLYDRALGAVYLNGLWEALAKFDRTPSLATQ; via the coding sequence GTGAAGATGTCTTTCCGTTGGTACGGCGAGTCCGATCCGGTCTCGCTGCAATACATCCGCCAGATCCCGGGCGTCACGCATATCGTGTCCGCGATCTACGACGAACCGGTGGGCGAAGTCTGGCCCGCGCACAAGATCGATGCGCTGAAGGCGACGATCGAGCGCGCCGGCCTGCAGTTCGAAGTCGTCGAATCGGTGCCCGTCCACGAGGACATCAAGCTCGGCAAGCCGGGCCGCGACCGCCTGATCGACCACTACCGTCAGACGATTCGCCATCTCGGCGCGGCCGGCGTGCGCGTGATCTGCTACAACTTCATGCCGGTGTTCGACTGGACGCGCACCGAGCTGTCGAAGACGCTCGACGACGGCTCGACCTGCCTCGCGTTCAGCACCGACGCAGTCGACCGGATCGATCCGGACGACGGCATCGCGCTGCCGGGCTGGGATTCGAGCTACCAGCCCGAACAGTTGAAGGCCCTGCTCGCCGAATATCGCGACGTCGACGAAGCCGCGCTGTGGGCGAACCTCGAATACTTCCTGAAGGCGATCATCCCCGTCGCCGAAGAAGCCGGCGTGAAGATGGCGATCCACCCCGACGATCCGCCGCGCCCGATCTTCGGGCTGCCGCGCATCGTGAAGAACCGCGACGATCTCGCGCGAATCGTGCGCATCGTCGATACGCCCGCCAACGGGCTGACGCTGTGCTCGGGCTCGCTCGGCGCGGGCCCGCAGAACGACGTCGAGGCACTCGTGCGCGAATTCGGCGCAATGGGCCGCATCCACTTCGCGCACATCCGCAACGTGAAGGTCGACGCGAACGGCGATTTCGAGGAAACCGCCCACCTGTCGAGCTGCGGCTCGCTCGACATCGCCGCGATCGTGAAGGCGTACCACGACACCGGCTTCACCGGCTACGTGCGCCCCGACCACGGCCGCATGATCTGGGGCGAGACGGGCAAGCCCGGCTACGGCCTCTACGACCGCGCGCTCGGCGCGGTCTACCTGAACGGCCTGTGGGAAGCGCTCGCGAAATTCGACCGCACGCCGTCGCTCGCCACGCAATAA